A window of the Aeromicrobium phoceense genome harbors these coding sequences:
- a CDS encoding SDR family oxidoreductase, with amino-acid sequence MNLEGSVAIVTGAGGGIGAALCRRFVEHGARVVATDLDEGRLKCEVEAIAADHPGTIEALAGDCSDVEHIRATITLAESAFGPVDLYAANAGVGLGENLDATPSDWQTSIDVNVMAHVRAAELLVPGWLERGSGHFLSTASAAGLLTQIGSATYSVTKHAAVAFAEWLSVTYGSRGIGVSCLCPMGVNTAMLNSGADSDSEAARQGAKAVTQAGLVLEALEVADIVVASLATDEFLILPHPDVLEFYRRKASDYDRWLRGMRRYQESLA; translated from the coding sequence ATGAACCTCGAGGGCAGCGTCGCGATCGTCACCGGCGCCGGGGGCGGGATCGGCGCGGCGCTGTGTCGCCGCTTCGTCGAGCACGGCGCCCGCGTCGTCGCCACCGACCTCGACGAGGGACGCCTGAAGTGCGAGGTCGAGGCCATCGCCGCGGACCACCCCGGCACGATCGAGGCGCTCGCCGGCGACTGCTCGGACGTCGAGCACATCCGCGCGACGATCACGCTGGCGGAGTCGGCCTTCGGCCCGGTGGACCTCTACGCCGCCAACGCCGGCGTCGGCCTCGGGGAGAACCTCGACGCGACGCCGTCGGACTGGCAGACCTCGATCGACGTCAACGTCATGGCCCACGTGCGAGCCGCCGAGCTGCTCGTGCCGGGCTGGCTGGAGCGCGGCAGCGGCCACTTCCTGTCCACCGCCTCGGCCGCCGGGCTGCTGACGCAGATCGGCTCGGCCACCTACTCGGTCACGAAGCACGCGGCGGTCGCGTTCGCGGAGTGGCTGTCCGTGACCTACGGGTCGCGCGGGATCGGCGTCAGCTGCCTGTGCCCGATGGGCGTCAACACCGCGATGCTCAACAGCGGTGCGGACTCCGACAGCGAGGCGGCACGCCAGGGCGCGAAGGCAGTCACGCAGGCGGGGCTCGTCCTGGAGGCGCTCGAGGTGGCGGACATCGTCGTCGCCTCGCTGGCCACCGACGAGTTCCTGATCCTGCCGCACCCCGACGTCCTGGAGTTCTACCGGCGCAAGGCGTCGGACTACGACCGCTGGTTGCGCGGCATGCGCCGCTACCAGGAGTCGCTGGCATGA
- a CDS encoding sugar ABC transporter substrate-binding protein, protein MNFRRVALGTTLAFTLATAAACGGSSSGSDGGDDAFSVGIVRFAPSEVTTEAVINKYTDMAEKEGWEVTTANPDGAVDKAIGAMQDFVQKDVDMIIVSVIESKSLTAGLKSAEAAGIPVASIAGGGAEGVTFDLVVSPGVEVPEAMVENMGGKGRVLALGYKPGLPCQLREEAFNETVEGTDITVDRQEVLIPGQLESGQKFATTWLAKNPKGSEPLAIWACFDDPAMGSIVAAKQSGRDDVQIYGYDGTPPALKALKDGQLAATAAPDTTGAAQMLFDATPDVIEGGPEAEPKTEEIPFPIITPETLDQYLADNPGADAS, encoded by the coding sequence ATGAATTTTCGACGCGTTGCACTCGGCACCACCCTGGCGTTCACCCTCGCGACAGCCGCCGCCTGTGGGGGCTCGTCCTCCGGCTCGGACGGTGGCGACGACGCCTTCTCCGTCGGCATCGTCCGCTTTGCGCCCAGTGAGGTGACGACCGAAGCGGTGATCAACAAGTACACCGACATGGCCGAGAAGGAGGGCTGGGAGGTCACGACCGCCAACCCCGACGGAGCCGTCGACAAGGCCATCGGCGCGATGCAGGACTTCGTGCAGAAGGACGTCGACATGATCATCGTCTCGGTCATCGAGTCGAAGTCGCTGACGGCCGGACTGAAGTCGGCGGAGGCCGCCGGCATCCCCGTGGCCTCCATCGCCGGTGGCGGCGCCGAGGGGGTCACCTTCGACCTCGTCGTCTCGCCGGGCGTCGAGGTCCCCGAGGCGATGGTCGAGAACATGGGCGGCAAGGGTCGCGTCCTGGCCCTCGGCTACAAGCCGGGCCTGCCGTGCCAGCTGCGTGAGGAGGCCTTCAACGAGACCGTCGAGGGCACCGACATCACGGTCGACCGCCAGGAGGTCCTGATCCCGGGCCAGCTGGAGTCGGGCCAGAAGTTCGCCACGACGTGGCTCGCGAAGAACCCGAAGGGCTCCGAGCCGCTCGCGATCTGGGCGTGCTTCGACGATCCGGCGATGGGCTCCATCGTGGCCGCGAAGCAGTCGGGCCGTGACGACGTCCAGATCTACGGCTACGACGGCACGCCGCCCGCGCTGAAGGCGCTCAAGGACGGCCAGCTCGCCGCGACCGCCGCCCCGGACACCACCGGTGCCGCCCAGATGCTCTTCGACGCGACGCCCGACGTCATCGAGGGCGGCCCCGAGGCCGAGCCGAAGACCGAGGAGATCCCCTTCCCGATCATCACGCCCGAGACGCTGGACCAGTACCTGGCGGACAACCCCGGCGCGGACGCGTCCTGA
- a CDS encoding sugar ABC transporter ATP-binding protein yields MTIRPELDVPAQGDEEKTMTGSPAGGGPDPAPVTSGLLQMRGISKSFGGSRALDGVSIEVRPGSVHALCGANGAGKSTLVKILAGLERADEGEILLDGERVEVANPRDAADLGLSFIHQELNLVPKFSVLRNMAMGSGHPGRFGILDLRRLRREAKAVQERLGFEIPLDIEVEQLSVSDRWMVSLGRSLMRDARFIAMDEPTASFTDEEASKLMSVIDELTSDGVGILYVSHRLDEVLQVSDTITVFRNGQKVATLDSAETDRQELTTQIVGREVEKLVSRLEAEADESVAETRPVRLGVRGLSRAPRVLGASFDVHEGEIVGIAGLVGAGRTELARLLIGADRATGGTMTLGGEPYAPKSPHDALRAGIALVPEERRSQGLVLTDTVENNLAMAEHGSASSMRARFRPKSSRSTGEALMERFSVKARSIRDTAHHLSGGNQQKVVVGKYVRTNPGLLVLDEPTVGVDVGARAEIYRIITGLASEGTSVLVISSDFEELAICDRVLVMRAGQLVAEVPASEFDEDHLTALCFGSSESSGTTETEKPA; encoded by the coding sequence ATGACGATCCGTCCAGAGCTCGACGTGCCCGCGCAGGGCGACGAGGAGAAGACCATGACCGGTTCCCCAGCAGGTGGCGGGCCCGACCCGGCCCCCGTGACGTCCGGGTTGCTCCAGATGCGGGGCATCTCCAAGTCGTTCGGCGGCAGTCGGGCTCTGGACGGCGTCTCGATCGAGGTGAGGCCCGGCTCGGTGCACGCGCTGTGCGGAGCCAACGGCGCGGGGAAGTCGACCCTCGTGAAGATCCTGGCCGGCCTGGAGCGCGCCGACGAGGGCGAGATCCTCCTCGACGGCGAGCGCGTCGAGGTGGCCAACCCGCGTGACGCCGCGGACCTGGGCCTGAGCTTCATCCACCAGGAGCTGAACCTGGTGCCGAAGTTCTCGGTCCTGCGAAACATGGCGATGGGATCGGGACATCCCGGCCGGTTCGGGATCCTGGACCTGCGCCGCCTGCGCCGTGAGGCCAAGGCGGTGCAGGAGCGGCTCGGCTTCGAGATCCCGCTCGACATCGAGGTCGAGCAGCTCTCGGTCTCCGACCGCTGGATGGTGTCGCTGGGCCGGTCGCTGATGCGCGACGCTCGGTTCATCGCGATGGACGAGCCGACCGCCTCGTTCACCGACGAGGAGGCCAGCAAGCTCATGTCGGTGATCGACGAGCTGACCTCCGACGGGGTGGGCATCCTCTACGTGTCGCACCGGCTCGACGAGGTCCTCCAGGTGTCGGACACCATCACGGTGTTCCGCAACGGTCAGAAGGTCGCCACGCTGGACTCGGCGGAGACCGACCGTCAGGAGCTGACCACCCAGATCGTCGGCCGCGAGGTCGAGAAGCTGGTGTCGCGCCTGGAGGCCGAGGCGGACGAGAGCGTCGCGGAGACCCGTCCGGTGCGCCTGGGGGTGCGCGGTCTCAGCCGCGCACCGCGGGTCCTCGGTGCCTCGTTCGACGTCCACGAGGGCGAGATCGTCGGCATCGCCGGACTCGTCGGCGCGGGCCGCACCGAGCTGGCGCGGCTGCTGATCGGAGCCGATCGGGCGACCGGCGGCACCATGACGCTGGGCGGCGAGCCGTACGCACCCAAGTCGCCGCACGACGCCCTGCGGGCCGGCATCGCGCTGGTCCCGGAGGAGCGTCGCAGCCAGGGCCTGGTCCTGACCGACACGGTCGAGAACAACCTGGCGATGGCCGAGCACGGCTCGGCATCGAGCATGCGGGCGCGGTTCCGGCCGAAGTCCTCGCGGTCCACGGGGGAGGCGCTGATGGAGCGCTTCTCCGTCAAGGCCCGCTCCATCCGGGACACGGCCCACCACCTCAGCGGCGGCAACCAGCAGAAGGTCGTCGTCGGCAAGTACGTCCGGACCAACCCCGGACTGCTCGTCCTGGACGAGCCCACCGTCGGGGTGGACGTCGGCGCACGCGCCGAGATCTACCGCATCATCACCGGACTGGCCTCGGAGGGGACTTCGGTCCTGGTCATCTCCAGCGACTTCGAGGAGCTCGCGATCTGCGACCGCGTCCTCGTGATGCGCGCAGGACAGCTGGTCGCCGAGGTACCGGCCAGCGAGTTCGACGAGGACCACCTCACCGCCCTGTGCTTCGGCAGCTCCGAGAGCTCCGGCACCACCGAAACGGAGAAGCCCGCATGA
- a CDS encoding ABC transporter permease, translating into MTSLMENEPTSEAPKSHAHFFEWFGRYGALLVLAILIIGTSILAPTTFPTVDNAINILNQSALSAIIAMGLTFVLVTGEFDLSIGNTASLAGVTACALMVNQNLSIPLALVAILVVGAIVGLINGFVVTFMNVSALVATLGVGTIVIGVNYMISDGAPIALGDPDAFLEITFGRFLGIPYPVYIMLVIAALLWWLLNRTVLGQSMQAVGGNRVAAELSGIRVDRVRVIAFVVCSMCAAVTGFLLASRTGSAAVSAGDTYLLSAFAASFFGSAVLRDGQFHILGTLVGVITVSVGFNSIALVGLETYWQYFFQGLLLILGVGVGTLARRRAAA; encoded by the coding sequence ATGACCAGCCTGATGGAGAACGAACCGACCTCGGAAGCCCCGAAGTCCCACGCCCACTTCTTCGAGTGGTTCGGCCGGTACGGCGCGCTGCTCGTCCTCGCCATCCTCATCATCGGCACGTCGATCCTGGCGCCGACCACCTTCCCGACCGTCGACAACGCGATCAACATCCTGAACCAGAGCGCCCTGTCGGCGATCATCGCGATGGGCCTGACGTTCGTCCTGGTGACGGGCGAGTTCGACCTGAGCATCGGCAACACGGCGAGCCTCGCCGGCGTGACCGCGTGCGCGCTGATGGTGAACCAGAACCTCTCGATCCCGCTCGCGCTGGTCGCAATCCTGGTGGTCGGCGCGATCGTCGGCCTGATCAACGGGTTCGTCGTCACCTTCATGAACGTCTCGGCGCTGGTGGCGACACTGGGCGTCGGAACGATCGTGATCGGCGTGAACTACATGATCTCCGACGGCGCCCCCATCGCCCTGGGCGATCCCGACGCCTTCCTGGAGATCACGTTCGGCCGGTTCCTGGGCATCCCCTACCCCGTCTACATCATGCTCGTCATCGCCGCGCTGCTGTGGTGGCTGCTGAACCGGACCGTCCTCGGGCAGTCCATGCAGGCCGTCGGCGGCAACCGAGTCGCCGCCGAGCTGTCGGGCATCCGGGTCGATCGCGTGCGCGTCATCGCGTTCGTCGTGTGCTCGATGTGCGCGGCGGTCACCGGATTCCTGCTGGCCTCCCGCACGGGCAGCGCCGCGGTCTCGGCGGGCGACACGTACCTGCTGAGCGCGTTCGCCGCGTCCTTCTTCGGCTCCGCCGTGCTGCGGGACGGGCAGTTCCACATCCTCGGCACCCTCGTCGGCGTCATCACCGTCTCGGTCGGCTTCAACTCCATCGCCCTGGTGGGACTCGAGACCTACTGGCAGTACTTCTTCCAGGGCCTGCTGCTGATCCTGGGCGTCGGCGTGGGAACGCTCGCCCGACGACGAGCCGCCGCATAG
- a CDS encoding acyl-CoA dehydrogenase family protein: protein MKFELDAMTREYQDKLNAFMDEHVYPAEAVYHQQMAESGNPNFHPPVLEELKKTARSLGLWNLFHPHKNEEWGSPGLTNLQYAPLAEITGRSPYLAPEAINCNAPDTGNMEVLQLFGTEEHKEKYLKPLLAGEMASAFCMTEPAVASSDATNVELRMVPDGDEYVLNGRKWFASNALHANCKVLIVMGKTNLEAETHRQQSMMVVPIDTPGVTVVRGLPVFGYLDREGHAEILFEDVRVPKTALLAGEGDGFMISQARLGPGRIHHCMRSIGMAERALDLMIDRAQSRTTFGQPVADRANIQDWIAEARIEIEATRLLVLKTAWLMDTVGNQKARVEIAAIKVKAPEIALKIIDRAIQVHGGGGVTDDFPLASFYAHQRTLRIADGPDEVHKRTLARVELRRRASERGL from the coding sequence ATGAAGTTCGAACTCGACGCGATGACGCGTGAGTACCAGGACAAGCTCAATGCCTTCATGGACGAGCACGTGTATCCGGCCGAGGCCGTCTATCACCAGCAGATGGCGGAGTCGGGGAACCCGAACTTCCACCCGCCGGTGCTGGAGGAGCTGAAGAAGACGGCGCGTTCGCTGGGTCTGTGGAACCTGTTCCACCCGCACAAGAACGAGGAGTGGGGATCGCCGGGGCTGACGAACCTGCAGTACGCGCCGTTGGCCGAGATCACGGGCCGTAGCCCGTACCTGGCTCCTGAGGCGATCAACTGCAACGCTCCTGACACCGGCAACATGGAGGTGCTGCAGCTGTTCGGCACCGAGGAGCACAAGGAGAAGTACCTCAAGCCGCTGCTCGCGGGCGAGATGGCGTCGGCGTTCTGCATGACCGAGCCGGCGGTGGCCTCCTCGGACGCGACGAACGTGGAGCTGCGGATGGTTCCCGACGGCGACGAGTACGTGCTGAACGGTCGCAAGTGGTTCGCGTCGAACGCGTTGCACGCGAACTGCAAGGTCCTGATCGTGATGGGCAAGACCAACCTCGAGGCCGAGACGCACCGTCAGCAGTCGATGATGGTCGTGCCGATCGACACGCCGGGCGTGACCGTGGTGCGTGGTCTGCCGGTGTTCGGCTACCTGGACCGTGAGGGCCACGCCGAGATCCTGTTCGAGGACGTCCGCGTCCCCAAGACCGCGCTGCTGGCCGGTGAGGGCGACGGCTTCATGATCAGCCAGGCGCGCCTCGGGCCGGGCCGCATCCACCACTGCATGCGCTCGATCGGCATGGCCGAGCGTGCGCTGGACCTGATGATCGACCGGGCGCAGTCGCGGACCACGTTCGGTCAGCCGGTCGCGGACCGGGCGAACATCCAGGACTGGATCGCCGAGGCCCGCATCGAGATCGAGGCGACCCGCCTGCTCGTGCTCAAGACGGCGTGGCTGATGGACACGGTCGGCAACCAGAAGGCCCGCGTGGAGATCGCCGCGATCAAGGTCAAGGCGCCCGAGATCGCGCTGAAGATCATCGACCGTGCGATCCAGGTCCACGGCGGCGGTGGCGTCACCGACGACTTCCCGCTCGCCTCGTTCTACGCCCACCAGCGGACCCTGCGGATCGCCGACGGACCCGACGAGGTCCACAAGCGCACCCTCGCCCGCGTCGAGCTGCGCCGCCGCGCTTCGGAGCGTGGTCTCTGA
- a CDS encoding SDR family oxidoreductase: MDLGLAGRTAVVTGASRGIGLAIAHALHEEGANVVLTARKQEDAESAAREVGERALGIGAHVTDEDASRACLERTLEQFGSIDVLVNNAGTNPAFGSLVEQQHSRFAKTLDVNLWGPTLWTQLAYELWMGEHGGSVVHTASLGAFAVGPNLAVYHASKAALVHLTRHQAQELGPGIRVNAVAPGVVRTRLAEELWKEHEEAVAANTPLRRIGEPEDIGSAVAFLAGSTASWITGETLVIDGGQRFGSGK, translated from the coding sequence ATGGATCTCGGACTCGCCGGTCGTACCGCCGTGGTGACGGGCGCGTCGCGAGGCATCGGCCTCGCGATCGCCCACGCCCTGCACGAGGAGGGCGCCAACGTCGTCCTGACCGCACGCAAGCAGGAGGACGCCGAGTCGGCCGCCCGTGAGGTGGGCGAGCGCGCCCTCGGCATCGGGGCCCACGTCACCGACGAGGACGCGTCCCGGGCCTGCCTCGAGCGCACGCTCGAGCAGTTCGGCAGCATCGACGTCCTCGTCAACAACGCCGGCACCAACCCGGCGTTCGGCTCCCTCGTCGAGCAGCAGCACTCGCGGTTCGCCAAGACGCTCGACGTGAACCTGTGGGGCCCGACGCTGTGGACCCAGCTGGCGTACGAGCTCTGGATGGGCGAGCACGGCGGCTCGGTGGTGCACACCGCGTCGCTCGGCGCGTTCGCCGTGGGCCCGAACCTCGCGGTCTACCACGCCTCGAAGGCCGCCCTGGTCCACCTGACCCGCCACCAGGCGCAGGAGCTGGGCCCGGGCATCAGGGTCAACGCGGTCGCCCCCGGCGTCGTGCGGACCCGCCTGGCCGAGGAGCTGTGGAAGGAGCACGAGGAGGCCGTCGCGGCGAACACGCCGCTGCGCCGGATCGGCGAGCCGGAGGACATCGGCTCGGCCGTCGCGTTCCTCGCGGGCTCGACCGCGAGCTGGATCACGGGCGAGACCCTCGTGATCGACGGCGGACAGCGCTTCGGGAGCGGTAAGTGA
- a CDS encoding phosphotransferase family protein, translating into MTVALDLTALGGWMRGRGVDVGGTISATRVGRGQSNLTYRLEDEGGRTWIARRPPLGELLASAHDVVREHRILAALQDTPVPVPGLVGVSEDERVADVPVVVMEHVDGIVLDQMEIAESLTLDARRRLGLEIARTLAAIHAVDVDAVGLGDLASRSSYAERQLKRWSRQFEASRTVERPDLDALTALLHDHVPPPGDLSLVHGDFHIRNVIVDGEDGTVRTVLDWELSTLGDPMADIGSTLAYWPEAGEAPSGLFAASTLPGFPTRDELAQAYLDASGRDGGTLAFWHVLGIWKVAIISEGVYRRTLDNPANTAEGGAPTPERIQGVIDHAWHVAETTGLAGRLTTPRGRP; encoded by the coding sequence GTGACGGTCGCACTCGACCTGACCGCCCTCGGCGGCTGGATGCGTGGCCGCGGCGTCGACGTGGGCGGGACGATCTCCGCGACCCGCGTCGGCCGCGGCCAGTCCAACCTGACGTACCGCCTCGAGGACGAGGGGGGCCGGACGTGGATCGCGCGCCGGCCCCCGCTCGGCGAGCTGCTCGCGTCGGCGCACGACGTGGTGCGCGAGCACCGCATCCTCGCTGCGCTGCAGGACACTCCCGTCCCCGTCCCCGGGCTCGTCGGGGTGAGCGAGGACGAGCGGGTCGCCGACGTGCCCGTCGTCGTGATGGAGCACGTCGACGGCATCGTGCTGGACCAGATGGAGATCGCCGAGTCGCTCACCCTCGACGCCCGTCGCCGGCTGGGACTCGAGATCGCTCGCACGCTCGCGGCGATCCACGCGGTCGACGTCGACGCGGTCGGACTCGGCGACCTGGCGTCGCGGTCGTCCTACGCGGAGCGCCAGCTCAAGCGCTGGTCCCGCCAGTTCGAGGCGAGCAGGACCGTCGAGCGACCCGACCTCGACGCGCTGACCGCGCTGCTGCACGACCACGTCCCGCCGCCGGGCGACCTGTCCCTCGTGCACGGGGACTTCCACATCCGCAACGTGATCGTCGACGGCGAGGACGGCACCGTGCGCACCGTCCTGGACTGGGAGCTGTCGACCCTGGGCGACCCGATGGCCGACATCGGCAGCACCCTGGCGTACTGGCCCGAGGCCGGCGAGGCCCCCAGTGGGCTGTTCGCGGCCTCGACCCTGCCGGGCTTCCCCACCCGCGACGAGCTGGCACAGGCCTACCTCGACGCCTCCGGGCGGGACGGCGGGACGCTCGCCTTCTGGCACGTCCTGGGCATCTGGAAGGTCGCGATCATCAGCGAGGGCGTCTACCGGCGCACCCTCGACAACCCGGCGAACACCGCCGAGGGCGGCGCGCCCACCCCCGAACGCATCCAGGGCGTCATCGACCACGCCTGGCACGTCGCCGAGACGACCGGACTCGCCGGTCGCCTCACCACCCCGAGAGGACGTCCATGA
- a CDS encoding cyclase family protein: MTENAAPDTEAVLADSPKNWGKWGPDDEVGSLNYLGPQEAVRGAAAIVSGESFTLQVPMGDPGGDPVWPGREPIQRQNIMDEGFFQRGEGDETPGGAHYADDKATIFLQASTQYDALGHVWIGGKIWNGFDATETVGEMRKASVLPIAQKGIVGRGILIDMARHRGKAHLDKGETFTHEDLLEAAKAQGQEIEPRDVLLIRTGFIGHWYETTPEDFYADFCEPGLTYSPELVEWFQQMEIPNLVTDTIANEVTMDPNHGVVLPLHSALMRNLGVTFTEIAWLDDLAAACAADGRWTFLYTAAPLKVVGGTGAPVNPVVIR, translated from the coding sequence ATGACCGAGAACGCCGCCCCCGACACCGAGGCCGTCCTGGCCGACTCGCCCAAGAACTGGGGCAAGTGGGGCCCCGACGACGAGGTGGGCTCGCTGAACTACCTCGGCCCGCAGGAGGCCGTGCGCGGCGCCGCGGCCATCGTCTCGGGCGAGAGCTTCACGCTGCAGGTCCCGATGGGTGACCCCGGTGGCGATCCGGTGTGGCCGGGACGCGAGCCGATCCAGCGCCAGAACATCATGGACGAGGGCTTCTTCCAGCGCGGCGAGGGCGACGAGACGCCCGGCGGCGCGCACTACGCCGACGACAAGGCGACGATCTTCCTGCAGGCGTCCACGCAGTACGACGCCCTCGGCCACGTCTGGATCGGCGGCAAGATCTGGAACGGCTTCGACGCCACGGAGACCGTCGGCGAGATGCGCAAGGCCTCGGTGCTGCCCATCGCGCAGAAGGGCATCGTCGGTCGCGGCATCCTCATCGACATGGCCCGCCACCGCGGGAAGGCGCACCTGGACAAGGGCGAGACGTTCACGCACGAGGACCTCCTCGAGGCAGCGAAGGCCCAGGGTCAGGAGATCGAGCCGCGTGACGTCCTGCTGATCCGGACCGGTTTCATCGGGCACTGGTACGAGACGACCCCCGAGGACTTCTACGCCGACTTCTGCGAGCCGGGCCTGACCTACTCGCCCGAGCTCGTCGAGTGGTTCCAGCAGATGGAGATCCCCAACCTCGTCACCGACACGATCGCGAACGAGGTCACGATGGATCCGAACCACGGCGTGGTGCTGCCGCTGCACAGTGCGCTGATGCGGAACCTCGGCGTCACCTTCACCGAGATCGCGTGGCTGGACGACCTCGCCGCCGCGTGCGCGGCGGACGGACGGTGGACGTTCCTCTACACGGCCGCGCCGCTCAAGGTGGTCGGCGGCACCGGTGCCCCCGTGAACCCGGTGGTGATCCGGTGA
- a CDS encoding TetR/AcrR family transcriptional regulator — protein MSEVEAEDVVRELPTLVDTSRVREMPTTARGVRTRAALVATARSVFERDGFINSRLADITAGANCSIGTFYTYFDSKEEIFTAVMQAAADDMLHPGLPRVDDDLSNVAAILDASNRAYVEAYKRNAKLNLLLEQVATIDPNFRQLRLERAKAFAERNARWIKRLQDAGYANPELDPYMTARALSPILGRLAYHVYALEEPGMSDDAIVQTATRVWLDALGVPLDGSKRA, from the coding sequence ATGAGCGAAGTGGAAGCAGAGGACGTCGTCCGCGAGCTGCCGACCCTGGTCGACACCTCCCGCGTCCGGGAGATGCCCACCACGGCCCGCGGCGTGCGCACGCGCGCCGCCCTGGTCGCCACCGCCCGGAGCGTGTTCGAGCGGGACGGGTTCATCAACTCGCGCCTCGCCGACATCACCGCCGGGGCGAACTGCTCGATCGGCACGTTCTACACCTACTTCGACAGCAAGGAGGAGATCTTCACCGCTGTCATGCAGGCGGCGGCCGACGACATGCTCCACCCCGGGCTGCCGCGGGTGGACGACGACCTCAGCAACGTGGCGGCGATCCTCGACGCCAGCAACCGGGCGTACGTCGAGGCGTACAAGCGCAACGCCAAGCTGAACCTGCTGCTCGAGCAGGTCGCGACGATCGACCCGAACTTCCGCCAGCTGCGCCTCGAGCGGGCCAAGGCGTTCGCCGAGCGCAACGCGCGGTGGATCAAGCGGCTCCAGGACGCGGGCTACGCCAACCCCGAGCTCGATCCGTACATGACGGCGCGGGCGCTCTCGCCCATCCTCGGCCGCCTGGCGTACCACGTGTACGCCCTCGAGGAGCCGGGCATGAGCGACGACGCGATCGTCCAGACCGCGACGCGGGTCTGGCTCGACGCGCTGGGCGTCCCGCTCGACGGCTCCAAGCGCGCCTGA
- a CDS encoding nitroreductase — MTSEAASATRAPSSLLEGSTGAGTDASLGELLRSRRSIRGYRPDPVPREVIREILAEAVLSPSSMNTQPWKFHVLSGEVLDRIREENTRLMLAGAPIQRDVTVAERYEGVHRDRQVDIAKRLFGAMGIAREDQEARLDWTMRGFRQFDAPVSIVIAHDRSLEAVSPIAHFDLGAVVHALVLSAWSRGLGTVINSQGIMQGAAVRREAGIPDDHVIFTAVALGYPDEDFAANHVRSARESVDDVARFVGFD, encoded by the coding sequence ATGACTTCCGAAGCGGCCTCGGCCACCCGCGCGCCCTCGTCCCTCCTGGAGGGCAGCACCGGCGCCGGAACGGACGCCTCGCTGGGCGAGCTGCTGCGCAGCCGGCGCAGCATCCGCGGCTACCGTCCCGACCCCGTGCCCCGCGAGGTCATCCGCGAGATCCTGGCCGAGGCCGTCCTCTCACCGTCGTCGATGAACACCCAGCCGTGGAAGTTCCACGTCCTGTCGGGCGAGGTCCTCGACCGCATCCGCGAGGAGAACACGCGCCTCATGCTGGCCGGCGCCCCGATCCAGCGCGACGTGACCGTGGCCGAGCGCTACGAGGGCGTGCACCGCGACCGCCAGGTCGACATCGCCAAGCGCCTCTTCGGCGCGATGGGGATCGCCCGCGAGGACCAGGAGGCCCGCCTCGACTGGACGATGCGGGGGTTCCGTCAGTTCGACGCGCCCGTGTCCATCGTCATCGCGCACGATCGCAGCCTCGAGGCCGTGAGCCCCATCGCGCACTTCGACCTCGGCGCCGTCGTCCACGCCCTCGTGCTGTCGGCGTGGTCGCGCGGACTGGGCACCGTCATCAACAGCCAGGGCATCATGCAGGGCGCCGCGGTCCGCCGCGAGGCCGGCATCCCCGACGACCACGTGATCTTCACGGCGGTCGCGCTGGGCTACCCGGACGAGGACTTCGCCGCCAACCACGTGCGCTCGGCGCGCGAGTCGGTGGACGACGTTGCCAGGTTCGTCGGATTCGACTGA
- a CDS encoding alpha/beta fold hydrolase: MTTINAAGTTFHVEDTGEDDLPVVVCLHSLFLDHRMFDGLVEAGRGRFRFVRPEFRGQGASAPAESDEVTMEQAAGDTAAVMDALGLQDSLVVASSMGGDVAARLAAYRPDLVRALVFVGSSVRGEPAEKVEEYVAFATNAAQQGFADDRLEFLQQVMLGRSTLADPQKKDVVDLWSGRMSELPPELLPAMVGVMRRKDATPLLPSIGVPALVVSGEECPVRPPDWAAELADGLPDSELVMVPRCGHSPLLEAPDTVEPKVLDFLAAHA; encoded by the coding sequence ATGACGACGATCAACGCAGCAGGCACGACCTTCCATGTCGAGGACACCGGGGAGGACGACCTCCCCGTGGTGGTCTGCCTCCATTCGCTCTTCCTCGACCACCGCATGTTCGACGGGCTGGTGGAGGCCGGCCGTGGCCGGTTCCGGTTCGTCCGTCCGGAGTTCCGCGGCCAGGGCGCGAGCGCGCCGGCGGAGTCCGACGAGGTCACGATGGAACAGGCCGCGGGCGACACGGCCGCCGTGATGGACGCGCTCGGCCTGCAGGACTCCCTCGTGGTGGCGTCGTCCATGGGCGGCGACGTCGCGGCCCGGCTGGCCGCCTACCGGCCCGACCTGGTGCGGGCGCTCGTCTTCGTCGGCTCGTCCGTCCGCGGCGAGCCCGCCGAGAAGGTCGAGGAGTACGTGGCGTTCGCGACGAACGCCGCGCAGCAGGGCTTCGCCGACGACCGGCTGGAGTTCCTCCAGCAGGTCATGCTCGGCCGGTCGACGCTGGCGGACCCGCAGAAGAAGGACGTCGTGGACCTGTGGTCGGGGCGGATGAGCGAGCTCCCGCCCGAGCTGCTGCCCGCGATGGTGGGGGTCATGCGGCGCAAGGACGCCACACCGCTGCTGCCCTCGATCGGCGTCCCGGCCCTCGTGGTGTCGGGCGAGGAGTGCCCCGTGCGGCCGCCGGACTGGGCGGCCGAGCTGGCCGACGGCCTGCCCGACTCCGAGCTGGTGATGGTGCCGCGGTGCGGGCACAGCCCGCTGCTCGAGGCGCCCGACACGGTGGAGCCGAAGGTGCTGGACTTCCTCGCCGCCCACGCCTGA